GACTTTCGCAGCTACCAATAGTTTGCGAAACATAATAAGTTGTTCCTGATGTCAATGCAGTTGTGACATCCAATTCGTTTACTGATGCCAAGGAAGAATACCATTTTATATTGGTTCCTGTAGCCGTTAAATCAGCAACTGTAGCTGCCGTACAAAAAACTTGCGGACTTGTAACCGATAATTGTTCCGGACTCATTGTTCCTGTAACAACACCACCTGGCGAAACCCAGTTCGAGTTAGATCCGCTTAAGGCAAATCCGTTTAATGTACCGGTATTATTATTTCCACTAGCATCTGTCAGGGTAGTAATTGCGGTATTATCTGCAGCGTCAACACCTTGATTGCATTTGTAATAAGCTACCAATCCTACTTGGTCTGCAGAAAGTTCGCCGTTCATATTGTTTTGAATTTCACATTCAGGCAAAACTCTGTTCCAGATACGTACTTCGTCTAATTTACCTCCAAGTAAATTTGCAGTATCAAATGTACCAAGTCGTACAGCGCTTCCGCCAGTAAAAGGAGCTACAGAGGTATTGCTTGCTACTAAAACACCATTTTTATACATTTTCATTGTGGTGGTTGCCGCATCATAAGTCAAAGCAACGTGATACCATGTATTGGCTGCAATTGGAGTCGGGTCCTGCACTGCATTCCAGATTCCATTGTGTCCCGCCGACAATCTGTTTCCATAATTTGCAGAGGGATATAGTGCGTGTTGCCCATCTGAGCCACCCGAAATAAGATTGTTTTGGAGACTTAAATTTGACACATAAAACCAGGCTTCTTTTGTATATGTTGCAGGCATTATATCCCCCAGTTCCACATAATCATCGAAACCATCAAAAGACAATGCACTTGCTGAAACCTGTCCTCTCGAAAAATTTGTAGCCAGGACAATGGCAAACAAAAGTATTTGATTTCTTAATAGAGTAATTTTTCTCATAGTTTTTCTTTAAAATGTTAGATTACAAAATTGCGGTAAATTCAAACGAATTTATACAAGGGGTAACCCTTGATTAATTACTCCGGATCTGAAATTCATTTGAAATAGATACATTTGTCGAAAATATATCTGAAAATGAATAAACCATTTGCATGTATTCTGTTACTTGTAATAATAATGCTATTTGTAAACTGTAGGGAAAAGAAAGAAAATGCAGTTATTTTTGTAAAAGAAGAACCAGTTAAGGAAGATGCTGTTAAAGCATGGCTGCATAAAGCAGAAAACTACAAAAAGAGTGATAAATATCTAATGGTTTTTTATAACTATTACGATCAAAAAATAAAAGCAAAGAAATATCTGAATGCAGCAGAGATTTTAGATATCGCTTGTGTATATCTTGCAGATTCTTATGATTTTAATGATCGCTTTTTAGCAAAAGTAAAAGAATTTGATTCCAAATACAGGGAAAAAGTCCCTGCATTAAAAACAACTTTTGTAGATGCTTATCTGGCTAATTATTATTTCGATAAGTATAATTTAAAAAAGGCATGTCAGTACTTTAAAAAGATTACTACATTAGAACCTTACGATTATAACAGCTGTTATAATATTGCCAGAGCTTACTATGACTTGTCTTATATTTATTATATTATGGGGAAGCAAAATTTAAGCCTCCTTGCCAATCAGAAATCTTTCGAATATTTTACTAAAATAAATAACCCTAAAGGACTGGCTTTTGTTTATTCTAATTATGCCAATATCTATACGGCTATTGGTGATAAAAAAAGGGCGATTGAAAACGCAGACAAAGCCATTCAAGCCTATAAAAAAATTGACAATACTTATAATGTGTATATCGGTTTGATTAATAAAATTTCGATATATGAATATTTAAAAGATGAACGCGAAAGACCCCTGATAGATTCGGTTTATCAGGCTTTTACAGAAAGCAAAGACGAAAGTAAAATTTTAAAAATAAAGTTGTTTGATTTTAAGATTGAAAATTTAATTCATGAGAACAAATTATCAGAAGCAAAAAAAATAATTGATGATTTAAAACCAATTGTAGAAGATATAGATTCTGATGATCTGACACAGGAATATAAATTAACATCTGCATTGTATGAGATAAAAAAGAATCCTAATTATTCCAATTTTGAAGATTTCAAAAAAGCATTGCCCACTTTAATAAGCAACCAGCAATACGAAAAAGTAAATATGGTTTATGGGCTATTACAAAAAAATGCCATTCAAAATAAAGATTATAAAGATGCATTAAATTATGAATCCAAAAAGAAAATTATTGCGGATAGTATTGGAAATATAATTACCCGAATAAAGACAGTTGAGCTTGAAAAAAAATACCAAACTGAAAAAAAAGTCCAGCAACTAAAAATTAAAGAACAGACTATCACTAATAAAAACACAACGATTGCACTTTTAGGTGCCACTCTTATTGGGATACTTTTTATAAGTTTTGCTTTCAACCTAATACAAAAACAAAAAAAGTTACGTCTTGAAAAACAAAACGCACAATTATACACCAAGCAACTCCTGGAAAAAACAGAAGAAGAACGCAAACGTATTGCAAGCGATTTACATGACAGTGTAAGTCATGAATTATTGAGTTTAAAAAACTCCCTTGAGCAAAAAGCAGAAATTACCAATCAAAAAATTGATGCCATTATCAATGATATTCGTAGTATCAGCAGAAATTTACACCCTGTAATGTTTGATAAAATAGGATTAAAAGAAAGTATCAATCAAATGGTAGAAAGGGCAGAATCTGTTAATGATTTCATGGTTACGGCCGAGATTGATTATCACAGTGTTTTATCTTCTTCCGATGAATTACAAATTTACCGTATTGTGCAGGAAGCCCTTTCCAATATCATAAAATATGCTGATGCAATTGCTGCTAAAATTTCTATAACTGAAAACGAAAACAGTATTATCATTGAAATTAAAGACAATGGAAAAGGATTTAATGTAGAAGAAACTTTAAACAGTAAATCTTCCTTTGGCCTGCATAATATTATAGAACGAAGCAGAGCTATTGGCGGACACGCTAATATCACATCGAATACAAACGGCACAATAATTACCATAGAAATAAAGAAGGCCTAATGAGAATATTAATTGCAGACGACCATCCTTTTACCCTCTCGGGGACAAAAAGTTTTGTAGAATCTTATGGTTATGTTGTTGAGGATACGTGTTCGAATGGTATTTCGGCATTAAACCTGATTAAACTCCATTTACCGGATATTGCTATTCTAGACATCAATATGCCGGGTTTGGATGGTCTTGATGTAGCCAAAGCAATACAGGAAAGTAAACTGAAAACCAAAATCATTTTGCTAACCATGCATAAAGAAATGACCATATATAAAAAAGCAAAAGAATACGGAATTTATGGCTATATATTGAAGGAACATGCGCAAACCGAATTACAAAAATGCCTTAAGGAAGTAAAAAAAGGAAATGAATATATGAGCATTTCCTTAAAAAACGACCTGATAACAGATATTCCTAATGATGATAATGAACTGGCCAATCTTACCTTATCCGAAAGAAAAATCATTGAACTGATCACGCAGCAAAAAACTACAAAACAAATTGCCGAGTTGTTATTTTTATCTGAAAAAACAGTTGAAGGCCACCGAAGCAAAATAATCGATAAATTAGGTTTGCCTAAAGAAAAAAATGCATTACTGATTTGGGCCATACAGAATAGTAAAAAGTAGAAAAATTAATTTTATATTTTCTTTGTTTCAGATTGCAACAACAACTTCTGAAAATAAAACTTCTAATCTAGCCCTGATAGCAGCGGCATCCTGTTGTTGCGGGGTTCGCAACAACAGATACAGCGGATAGCAGGACTGAAGGTCTTGTGAAAACTAAAATTACTGCTCCTGAAACCATTACAATTTAACTTAAAAACACTTCTTAATCTACATTAAGTACGTTTTGCTTCCTACCATCGTAAATTTGTATTATAAAAATAACAAATACACAAAATCATGGAAAATATAGTATTGCACAAAGCAGAAACAAGAGGAAATGCAAATCACGGATGGTTGAACGCTTATCATAGCTTTAGTTTTGCAAGCTGGTACAATCCGGAAAGAATTCAGTTTGGAGCTCTTCGCGTTTTGAACGATGACACGATTGCAGGCGGAATGGGTTTTGGTACACATCCTCACGATAATATGGAAATCATTACCATTCCGTTAGAAGGTGATTTGGCGCACAAAGACAGCATGGGAAACACTGAAGTAATCAAAAACGGAGACATTCAGGTAATGAGTGCCGGAACCGGAATTCAGCATAGTGAGTTTAACCCGAATGCAGACCAGCAGACAAAATTATTGCAAATCTGGCTGTTTCCAAACAAAAGAAACGTTACGCCGCGCTATCAGCAAATCACTTTAAATGTGGCTGACAGGCACAATAAACTGGCACAGGTTTTATCTCCAAATGCTGATGACGACGGTGTTTGGATTCATCAGGATGCCTGGTTCAATATGGGTAATTTTGATGCGGGAACTGCAACCGAATATAAAATCAAAAAAGAAGGGAATGGAGTGTATGCTTTCATCTTAAAAGGAAATGTTACCATTAATGGTCAGGAATTAAATACCCGTGATGCTGTTGGAATTTCAGGAACTGACACTTTGAGCATTAAAGCAGATACTGATGCAGAATTTTTATTGATGGATATTCCGATGAATTATTAATTTAAAATTAAACACATAGATGCATAGGTTTTTCTCCTTTTGAAAGAGATATAAAAGAGAAACATATTTCTCAACACATAGCTATGTGTTTTTAGAATAAGTGCAACGCCTTTTTTCATTTACAAAAACTATGATTCTATGTGTTGAAATAATTACACATTACAAAACGACAGACAAGTTCTCAATAACTTCTTTGTCGTTTTTTTTAGATTAAAATTTATAATTTAAATGGAAGGTAAGTCTCCCGCAGATTTTGCAGATTAAGCTGATTTTTTTGATCTGCAGAATCTGCAAAATCTGCGGGAAAAATAAATATTTGGACTTAATTTCATGAAAGACATTACGATTTTTATTTCTTAATCTAGGTTAAGTGCTTTACGCTTACTGTCGCCGTAACTTTGTCTTATCAAAATGAAAAATTAATTATTTAAAAAATAAAATTATGGCAACTACAAAATGGTCAATTGACCCAACTCACTCAGAAATTGGTTTTAAAGTTAAACACATGATGTTTACAAATATTTCAGGAAAATTTGGAACTTACGATGCAACAATCACTACAGATGGTGATAACTTCGAAAATGCTGAAATTGAATTTTCTGGCGATATCGCTTCAATCGATACTGCGAATGCTGATAGAGATAGCCATTTAAAAAGTGCTGACTTTTTTGATGCTGAAAATCATCCAAAACTGACTTTCAAAGCTTCTTCTTTCAAAAAAATTAATGACGGAAAGTATGAAATCACAGGAGATTTAAACATCAGAGGTGTTGCAAAAACAGTAACTTTTCCGGTAGAATTTAGCGGAATCCTGACTGATCCATGGGGAAATACAAAAGTTGGTTTGAGCATAGAAGGAAAAATCAACCGTAAAGACTGGGGGCTAAACTGGAACTCTGCTCTTGAAACCGGTGGTGTTTTGGTTGGCGAAGAAGTAAAACTGAATATTGAATTGCAATTTGCTAAACAGGCTTAATTATTATTTATTCTTTTGATTGTTTGTTTTTTATTAATTGATCAACAGAATATTTATACATTAAAAATCCTTCTTAAACTTTTGTCTAAGAAGGATTTTATTATTTTATACTTAATTGAATAAAATTAAGCGTTTGCCGTAGCAGCTTCTTTATCAATTTTATTAATTAAACCGGCTAATACTTTTCCTGGGCCAACTTCAGTGAATAAAGTAGCGCCGTCTGCAATCATTTGTTGTACTGATTGTGTCCATTTTACCGGAGCAGTCAATTGGATGATTAAGTTCTTTTTGATTTCGCTTGCATCAGAAACTGCATTTGCCGTTACGTTTTGGTACACCGGACAAATTGGAGTAGAGAAGGAAGTCGCTTCGATAGCAGCCGCTAATTCTTCTCTTGCAGGTTCCATCATTGGTGAGTGAAATGCTCCACCGACAGGTAAAATTAAGGCTCTTTTTGCTCCTGCTGCTTTCATTGCTTCGCATGCTTTTTCAACAGCTGTTGTTTCTCCTGAAATTACTAATTGTCCAGGACAGTTGTAATTTGCAGCAACCACAACCCCGTCGATGGAAGCGCAAACTTCTTCGACAATATTATCTGCCAATCCTAAAACGGCAGCCATTGTAGAGGGTGTGATTTCACAAGCTTTTTGCATCGCTAAAGCGCGTTGTGAAACTAATTTTAATCCGTCTTCAAAAGATAAAGTTCCGTTGGCAACCAAAGCTGAAAATTCTCCTAAAGAATGTCCTGCTACCATTTCCGGTTTAAAATCTTCTCCTAACGTTTTGGCTAAAATAACCGAATGTAAAAAAACGGCAGGCTGTGTTACTTTAGTTTCTTTTAGTTCTTCGGCAGTGCCTTCAAACATGATATCTGTAATTCTGAAACCTAAAATTTCATTCGCTTTTTCGAATAATTCTTTGGCTAAAGCCGATGTTTCATATAAGTCTTTACCCATTCCTGTGAATTGAGCACCCTGACCCGGAAATACGTATGCTTTCATTTGTCTAATTTGTTTTTTATTTTTTTGGAATTGAAATTAGCTTCAATTGAAAGGCAAAAATAGCATTTTTTTAGCTCGTATAATCCTTAAACATGTAAATCCATGCTAATCTTGAGAATCGGAGATTGAATGATGTAAATAAGATAATGACAACAGCAATAATCGGGATGATTCTTAAATCGAATGTGTTTTCAAAGAAAAACTGAGCAATACAATATGTCGCAATTCCCTGAGCTACTGTTAATCCGTAATTTACATACATGGCACCAAAGAAAAAACCCGGTTCTTTCTGGAACTTATAGTGACAATGGCTGCAACTCTCATTCATTTTTGGAAAGCCAAAATTCAGGAAAATATTTTTGTCTTTAAAAACTTTTCCTTTATGACAATGTGGACATTCGTTTTTTAAAATATGGATTAATGTATTTGACATGACTTTGTTGTTTTTATTTATACAAAGGTAAATCAGATTCTATTGAAACCTTTTTTATATCTTCGCTACTTATAGCACAATAAAGACATTTTTATGAAAAAGTATCCGGTTTATAGTGTGGAAAATTTTAGCTGTAATGATATTCATCGTGAATTTTATGTGAATACTTTTAAGGAGCATTTAAAAAGCCATAGTTTTATAGAAGAACCGCATCGGCATGATTCGTATTTGATGGTGTTTTTTACGAATGGTTCCGGAATACATGAAATTGATTTTGACCGTTTTGAAATTAAAAAGGGAAGTTTGTTTGTCCTTCAGCCCGGACAAATGCACCATTGGAGTTTGTCTGATGATATTGAGGGTTTTGTGATTATATTTTCGCAGGAACTTTATAATTTATATTTCGGGCAGAAAAAAATCAACGATTACAATTTTTATCATTCGATTCACAATCGACCCGAAATGCTTTTCGAAACTGCAGAACTACCTAAAATTTTGCCTTATTTTAATCTTTTGATTGAAGAAAACAGCCGGCAGAGAAATCTCCAACTGGATAAAATGCTGAATTTACTGGATTGTATTCATATCGAAATTTCGCGAAAATATGGGGAAACGTATTCACACAAAACGCATTCTTATAATATTAAAATAAGTGCTTTCGAAAAGCTTTTGGAAGAATATTTTAAAGAAGAGAAATCTCCCTCTTTTTATGCGGACAAACTTAATATCACGCTGAAACACCTCAATCGGATTTGTAATGAAATATTGCAAAAAACGGCTACTGATGTGATTATGGATAGGGTAATTTTGGAAATCAAACGAATGCTGACAGATAAACAATTAGCGGTTAATGAAATCGCTTCAGCTGTTGGGTATGATGATTACTCTTATTTTTCAAGGGTTTTCAAAAAACAAACCGGAATTTCTCCAACGGCTTTTCGGGAATTGAAAAATTAAATTTTCAAACCATATAAGTAATGTAAGTTCATTGAAGCTCTGAGACTAATTCATTCAAAAGCAAAACTTACATTTCTTATATCACTTATATGGTTTAGAATCTATGCAGTAACCGTTTCTAAAATTTTGAAATTGCTTTTTGGTGCTTCGCATAAAGAGCAGCAATAGGTTTCGGCTAAATCTGTGAATAAAATGCCTTTTGGAATATTCTGGCCGGCATCGCCATATTCAGGATTATAGAGAGAAAGACATTCCTGACATTGGTAAATATCCATTTTAGGTTTTTCTTTTTTCTGATTGTTTTCAACTGTTTCGGGAACTAAATTTCCTAATTCCTCAAAGTATTTTCGGCTTAATTCTATCAAAATGGTTGGCAGTTCCAACTTGTCAATATCCTGTGAATGCACAATATATTCTCGTGTATTAGGATCAAAATTCTTCGCATACAAAACATTGTAAGTATCACGAATCTTGATTGATTCCAAATCTTTGGGTAAATCATTTTTCTCCACTACAATAGAAGTAAAATAATGCCCATCGCGATTGTATTCAGAGATTCCGAAATTTAATCCGTAGGTACTGATGTCAAACTGATCAAGCGTACGAACCAAAAATGTTTTCAGGTTCAGCGCCCATTCCATTGCAACAGGCAAATGCCAGTTTAGTTCCAGAAGTGAATGGCGTACATTGATTCCTTTTTTGCCTAAAAACTTCTCCCATTCCAGTTTTCGGTCTTTCGGGATTCCTTTGACGATAAATGATTTCCATGGCGTGATACAGATTTTCCCAATTTTGCAATCGAAACATAAATCACACATTTCTTTTAGGAACTCCAAATCGTAAAGATTGTTTCTCCAATACAAGCCAAGCCAATATTGGTCAATCCCCATTCGATTCATTCCTTCATAATACGGAAAAGGATAAAATGGAACATTCAGCGGTTTGTCAATTGTTCTGTTGTTGGTATCCAAAGCTTCGGTAACCAAACTAAAAATCAGGTCAATTCCGCAGGATTCTTCAGTGGTAACGATGCGCTCAATTTCATAGTAAAATGTCGCAATATCCCAGCTGTAAATCAATACCGGATAGACTTCCATACGCTGCCACTTCGGCAAACGAATATAGAGATACCAGTAATCTTCATGCTCGGAAGCAATAAAATTAAGATGTCCTGTAAACAATGGAACCAGTTGCTGCTTAGGGTCGTTGATGTTTACCTTGAGTTTAGGCTGATCTTTAAATTGTTCTAAAATATATAAAAACTTATTTCCGGTAAGCCAGTTGGTATTCCTGAAAATATCGGTAGAAACATAAGAGGAAACGATATTGTTACCGCTTTTTTCATCCGGAAAAACAAAATGATGTTTCCCCATTTTTTCTTTCTCCAAAGCTTTAAAACCTTTTGGAAAAATAATATCCTGTCTTGAACCAAATGAAATCGAATCCAAACCCTGATCCATTGCCATATTGACAACTTCTCTAAGTTCTCCCGGCGAAATAACGCCTCCTTTTACTATTAATCTCGTTAATTCCATGTCTTTAATTTTGTTTGCTTCGCCAATTCGGCTTCCAGCCTCGAGTCAAGTTTCAAGTTTTTTTAGTTTCAAGTTTTATGTGCAGTTCCAGAAACCTGAAACTTTAAACCTGAAACTTTAAACCTGAAACCTGAAACAAAAGAAACTAAAATACTATACTTTACACTTTGCTAAAATCTCTTTAACCTCTGTTTTACAGCTTCCACAGCCTAATCCTGCTCCGGTGTTTTTACATAAATCGGTAAAATTATTTACACCGCTTTTAATGGTTTCTTCGATGTTTCCGGCACCAACCTGACTGCAGGAACATACTAATTTTCCGAGAACAGGCTTGGCATTTGAACTTCCTCTAAGCAATAAATTTCGTTTTTCAGACAATTCTATTTTGCTCTCAATCATGGTTTTGAATTCGGCAAATTCGTTTTTGTCCCCCATTAAAATAGCGCCTACCAATAAATCATTCTTAACGATACATTTTTTGTAATAACGCTGTTTCAGATCAGAGAAAACAATTTCTTCGTATGAATCGTCGTTTTCCGGAATTTCTACTTCTCCAATACTACATAAGCTAATATCTTCCAGTTTCAGGATGTTCATTAAAATCGAGCCTTTGTAATAACTGCTGATGTCTCCCGCTAAAAAGTTAGCCAGAATATCTGCCTGCTCTTCTGCTGCTGATGTGATTCCGAATAGTCTGTTATTAAATTCGGCAATTTCTCCAATGGCATAAATATCAGGGTTTGAGGATTGTAAATACTGGTTTACTTTTACCCCCCGACCACATGCAATACCGGTTTCCCTTGCAATTTCAATGTTAGGAATCGTTCCAATCGTATATACAATAGCATTTGCGGTAAGGATTCGTCCACTTTTTAAAGCGATTTCAAGCTCGTTTTCGTTATCGGTTTCAAAAACAGTACTTACCTCGTTATCAAAATAAATCTGGATATCACGAAGTTGTACTTCCTCGGCCAGTAATTTGCTCGAAATTCGGTCCAGCTGGCGTTCCATCAATCTGGAAGCCCTTTGTATGATAGTTGTTTTTACTTTTTTATGTTTTAAAGCCGCTGCTAATTCTAATCCTAATAAACCTCCGCCAACGATCACTACATGCTGTTCTTCCGGAGGTAAATTGGTATTGTCAAGGTGTGCTTTTAAACGATCGGCATCCTCTTTTCGTCTCACAGTAAAGCGTCCCGGCAAATGTAATTGTGCATTTTCAGGTACAAAAGGACGGCTTCCGGTAGCCAGAATCAATGAATCATAAGAATGTCTGTCTCCGTTACTGTCGATAATTGTTTTTTCTGCAGCATTTATTTTACCAACGGCAACACCGGCATTCATGGTAATTTTCAATTTGTTTAATGCTTCTCCATCTTTTACCTTTAATAATTGCTGCCACGTAAATTCGCCTGTCATATATTCAGGAAGCAATACACGATTGTAAAACGGATTTATTTCATTTGAAAAAACAATAATTTCATCAGTAGAATTGAATTCTCGATAATTTTGAATGAAACGGAAAGCAGCTGCTCCCGCCCCCACAATTGCAATTTTCTGAAACGGTTTTACGTATTTCGCAATAGAAACCGTGGTGTATTTAAAATCCGGTTCTTTTGAAATTGGATCAACAAGTGTAATGGTTAAATTATTAGTCCGGTTCAAATCATTTTCAAGTTGTTTTCCCCAGTGCATTGGCAGAAAAACTACTTTTTCCCTGATCGAATCGGTAACTTTTGCTTTTACGCGAACCTCTCCGTTTTTGCTGCTTACGACAACAATATCCCCATCTTTAATATCCGATTTAAAAGCATCAATCGGGTTAATTTCAAGAACAGGACTTGGTGTATGCGTCATTAAACGTGATACTTTTCCGGTTTTAGTCATCGTATGCCATTGGTCACGAACCCTGCCTGTGGTAAGGATAAAAGGAAATTGAGGTGTTGGCTGCTCTGAAGTATTTTCAATAGCTACGGGTAAATTAAAAATGGCTTTTTGAGAAGGCGTATAGAATTTTTTATCCGTAAAAAGACGAGGTGTTCCCGGATGTCCGTAATCAGGAACCGGCCATTGAAAAGTCCCTTCGTTTTTTAATCGGTTATAATTTAAGAATGAAATATCAATATTGGTGTTTTTGGTCAGTGCGCAATGCTCTTTGTAGATTTCTTCGGCATTATTAAAATTGAAGCCGTTGAAATTCATTTTTTTAGCAAAGCGAATTAAAATTTCAATATCCGGAAGTGCTTCTCCGGGAGGATTGATTCCTTTTGGTAAATACGCAATTCTGCGTTCAGAATTGGTCATTGTGCCTTCTTTTTCAAGCCATCCTGCTGCAGGCAATAATAAATCGGCATATTTAGCGGTATCCGCATTATGTGAAATATCCTGAACGACAACAAATTTAGCATTTTGTAATGCTTTTTCGATACGACGGGAATCAGGTAAGCTTACTAACGGATTGGTACAGATAATCCAAACGGCTTTCATTTTGCCTGATTCCAGTGCTTCGAACATTTCGGTTGCGGTTAAACCCGGTTTTTCTGAAATTGCATCGACTCCCCAAAAATCTGCTACT
The Flavobacterium flavigenum genome window above contains:
- a CDS encoding nitrate reductase codes for the protein MQNTKIKTTCSYCGVGCGIIVTNDPKSGVMVEGDKDHPVNKGMLCSKGRNLHYVVNDTSDRILYPQMRGSKSYPLERVSWDTAIDRAAAVFSSIIKKHGPDSVGFYISGQCLTEEYYLVNKLVKGFLKTNNIDTNSRLCMSSAVVGYKKTFGEDSVPIAYDDIELADTFLITGANPAWCHPILFRRLEKHKENNPKVKIIVIDPRRTDTAAFADLHLQIIPGSDIILYHAMAKRIIEKGYVDHDFVKNHAENFKQYKDLVLGTSLEKASKLCGISVNDIKLAADTIGKAKGFISLWAMGLNQSAVGVDKNTALLNLSLLTGQIGKPGSGPFSLTGQPNAMGGREVGGMASLLAAHKDLANPEHRKEVADFWGVDAISEKPGLTATEMFEALESGKMKAVWIICTNPLVSLPDSRRIEKALQNAKFVVVQDISHNADTAKYADLLLPAAGWLEKEGTMTNSERRIAYLPKGINPPGEALPDIEILIRFAKKMNFNGFNFNNAEEIYKEHCALTKNTNIDISFLNYNRLKNEGTFQWPVPDYGHPGTPRLFTDKKFYTPSQKAIFNLPVAIENTSEQPTPQFPFILTTGRVRDQWHTMTKTGKVSRLMTHTPSPVLEINPIDAFKSDIKDGDIVVVSSKNGEVRVKAKVTDSIREKVVFLPMHWGKQLENDLNRTNNLTITLVDPISKEPDFKYTTVSIAKYVKPFQKIAIVGAGAAAFRFIQNYREFNSTDEIIVFSNEINPFYNRVLLPEYMTGEFTWQQLLKVKDGEALNKLKITMNAGVAVGKINAAEKTIIDSNGDRHSYDSLILATGSRPFVPENAQLHLPGRFTVRRKEDADRLKAHLDNTNLPPEEQHVVIVGGGLLGLELAAALKHKKVKTTIIQRASRLMERQLDRISSKLLAEEVQLRDIQIYFDNEVSTVFETDNENELEIALKSGRILTANAIVYTIGTIPNIEIARETGIACGRGVKVNQYLQSSNPDIYAIGEIAEFNNRLFGITSAAEEQADILANFLAGDISSYYKGSILMNILKLEDISLCSIGEVEIPENDDSYEEIVFSDLKQRYYKKCIVKNDLLVGAILMGDKNEFAEFKTMIESKIELSEKRNLLLRGSSNAKPVLGKLVCSCSQVGAGNIEETIKSGVNNFTDLCKNTGAGLGCGSCKTEVKEILAKCKV